Proteins co-encoded in one Chlorogloeopsis sp. ULAP01 genomic window:
- a CDS encoding thioredoxin-like domain-containing protein has translation MTPRVRAPELPQNYPWLNTEKPFSVKQLRSRIIILDFWTYCCINCLHILPELKDLEQKYKDSLTVIGVHSAKFDHEKETENIRQAILRYDIEHPVLIDNGFKVWQDYTVRAWPTLIVIDPEGYVVGSLSGEGNLDILDELVEKLIHQHQEKGTINFQELQLTLEKQQKPLITPLAFPGKVLATIAGLFIADSGHHRLVLSTLDGEILHTIGTGKPGLVDGSFHEAQFFAPQGITFDAENQILYVADTENHALRRVNLQRQVVETIAGTGKQSRNLHPHSGVALEIALNSPWDLQKVENNLFIAMAGPHQIWEMNLESGTVKTYAGTGAEACVDGLLHESAFAQPSGITTDGKELYIADSEVSSIRGVKLVEPKTVRTVCGSGALFGFGDTDGQGFAVRLQHCLGVEYAQNYLWVADTYNHKIKLVSSNTGNCQTILGDGVAGLEDGQGKNSRFYEPSGLSVINSLLYIADTNNHVIRRVDLNTLVVTTLELTGLCAPDVCIPLS, from the coding sequence ATGACTCCCCGCGTCAGAGCGCCAGAATTACCGCAAAATTACCCTTGGCTCAACACAGAAAAACCCTTTTCTGTGAAACAACTCCGGAGCAGAATCATTATTTTAGACTTCTGGACATACTGTTGTATCAACTGTTTGCACATCTTACCAGAACTGAAAGATTTAGAACAAAAATACAAAGACAGCCTTACAGTTATTGGTGTACACAGTGCCAAATTTGATCACGAAAAGGAAACCGAGAATATCCGCCAAGCTATCTTACGCTACGACATTGAACACCCAGTATTAATAGACAATGGTTTTAAAGTCTGGCAAGATTATACTGTGCGTGCTTGGCCTACCTTGATCGTAATTGATCCAGAAGGATACGTAGTTGGCTCCCTATCCGGGGAAGGAAATCTTGATATTTTAGATGAATTGGTAGAAAAGTTAATTCACCAACACCAAGAAAAAGGCACTATCAATTTTCAAGAACTTCAACTCACTTTAGAGAAACAGCAAAAACCCTTAATTACACCGCTAGCTTTTCCCGGTAAAGTTTTGGCAACAATAGCAGGATTGTTCATTGCCGATTCTGGGCATCACCGTTTGGTTCTGAGTACCTTAGACGGAGAAATTTTGCATACGATTGGCACTGGAAAACCTGGGTTAGTTGATGGTTCCTTTCACGAAGCTCAATTTTTTGCACCCCAGGGAATTACATTTGATGCAGAAAATCAAATTTTATATGTTGCAGATACAGAAAATCATGCCTTGCGTCGCGTAAATTTGCAGCGTCAGGTAGTAGAAACTATTGCTGGAACAGGCAAACAAAGCCGTAATCTTCATCCTCACAGTGGCGTTGCTTTGGAAATAGCGCTAAATTCTCCTTGGGATTTACAAAAGGTGGAAAATAACCTATTTATAGCTATGGCAGGGCCGCATCAAATTTGGGAAATGAACTTAGAAAGCGGCACTGTGAAAACCTATGCTGGAACAGGTGCAGAAGCTTGTGTAGATGGTTTGCTTCACGAATCTGCCTTTGCCCAACCTAGTGGCATCACTACTGATGGAAAAGAACTATATATTGCTGATAGTGAAGTTAGCTCCATTCGAGGTGTGAAACTTGTAGAACCAAAAACAGTGCGAACCGTTTGCGGTAGTGGGGCGTTATTTGGCTTTGGTGATACAGATGGGCAAGGTTTTGCAGTTCGATTGCAGCACTGCTTGGGAGTAGAATATGCTCAGAATTACCTGTGGGTTGCCGATACCTACAATCATAAAATTAAATTAGTTAGTTCCAATACAGGTAACTGTCAAACTATATTGGGAGATGGTGTGGCTGGTTTGGAAGATGGGCAGGGGAAGAATAGCCGCTTTTATGAACCTTCAGGATTGAGTGTAATTAATTCTTTGCTATACATTGCTGATACAAATAACCATGTGATTCGACGCGTAGATTTAAATACGCTGGTGGTGACAACATTGGAATTGACAGGATTGTGTGCTCCAGATGTATGTATCCCACTGTCGTAA